The following proteins are co-located in the Pseudomonas fluorescens genome:
- a CDS encoding arsenate reductase — MKKARTWLDEHAVSYAFHDYKTAGIDREHLTQWCNEHGWQVVLNRAGTTFRKLEDERKADLDQSKAIELMLAQPSMIKRPVLDLGDRTLIGFKPDSYSAALK; from the coding sequence ATGAAAAAGGCCCGCACCTGGCTCGATGAGCACGCTGTGAGCTATGCGTTCCACGACTACAAAACGGCCGGTATCGACCGCGAACACTTGACCCAATGGTGCAACGAGCACGGTTGGCAGGTGGTTTTGAACCGTGCGGGCACCACCTTTCGCAAACTCGAAGACGAACGCAAAGCCGATCTCGATCAGTCGAAAGCCATTGAATTGATGCTCGCACAACCCTCGATGATCAAGCGCCCGGTGCTTGATCTCGGTGACAGAACCCTGATTGGCTTCAAGCCAGATAGTTATTCGGCGGCCCTCAAGTAG